In Streptomyces nodosus, one DNA window encodes the following:
- a CDS encoding LysR family transcriptional regulator, translating into MLNLERLRTLDALARHGSVSGAAEGLHVTTSAVSQQMAKLEREVGQQLLARNGRGVRLTDAGRLLADHAARILSQVELAQADLEAQRGQVAGELRLSAFPTAARGLFPTALAALRTEHPALRLRSCELEPEAGVAGVVRGDLDLAVVLDWYNKPMPLPEGLVKAAVLDDPADVAMPVGHRLADRAEVDLGEFTDDEWITWGEGEFCHEWLMFTLRSLGVEPCVGHRAGETHTQLALVAAGLGVCIAPLLGRDPVPDGVVTVPLRQGVRRHVFVVWRADADRRPSIRAAVKALQTAGRTVRP; encoded by the coding sequence ATGTTGAATCTGGAGCGCCTGCGCACCCTGGACGCCCTCGCCCGGCACGGCTCGGTCAGCGGCGCGGCCGAGGGGCTGCACGTCACGACCTCGGCGGTCTCCCAGCAGATGGCGAAGCTGGAACGGGAGGTGGGCCAGCAGCTCCTGGCCCGGAACGGACGAGGGGTGCGGCTCACCGACGCGGGCCGGCTGCTCGCCGATCACGCGGCACGCATCCTGTCCCAGGTCGAGCTCGCCCAGGCCGATCTGGAGGCGCAGCGCGGGCAGGTGGCCGGCGAGCTTCGTCTGTCGGCCTTCCCGACGGCCGCGCGCGGACTGTTCCCGACCGCGCTGGCCGCGCTGCGGACCGAACATCCCGCGTTGCGGCTGCGCTCGTGCGAGCTGGAGCCCGAGGCCGGGGTCGCCGGGGTGGTGCGGGGGGACCTCGATCTCGCGGTCGTCCTCGACTGGTACAACAAGCCGATGCCGTTGCCCGAGGGACTGGTGAAGGCGGCGGTGCTCGACGATCCGGCGGATGTGGCGATGCCCGTCGGGCACCGGCTCGCGGACCGTGCGGAGGTGGACCTCGGGGAGTTCACCGACGACGAGTGGATCACCTGGGGCGAGGGCGAGTTCTGTCATGAGTGGCTGATGTTCACCCTGCGCTCCCTGGGCGTCGAACCGTGCGTCGGCCATCGTGCCGGAGAGACCCACACCCAGCTCGCGCTGGTCGCCGCCGGGCTCGGGGTGTGCATCGCGCCGCTGCTCGGGCGCGACCCGGTGCCGGACGGTGTGGTGACCGTGCCCCTGCGGCAGGGGGTGCGACGGCATGTCTTCGTGGTGTGGCGGGCCGACGCCGACCGCCGCCCGTCGATCAGGGCGGCGGTCAAGGCGCTGCAGACGGCGGGGCGGACCGTGAGGCCCTAG
- a CDS encoding DMT family transporter → MTTVTGRQGTTDSTSTSTTDADTPGTPRRPAALDWRIRFGALSLIWGFSFLFIKVGTDAYAPFQVTLGRLVFGTAVLAAAMAVKRERLPRGARTWGHLAVAAFLLNALPFSLFAYSELTIPSTLAGICNATSPLWGMVLSLVALSEDRPTRRRFAGLGIGFLGVLTVLGAWQGFDGLDLTGTAMALLASLSYPVGWIYVRRTLAGSSHSHLSLTGAQLLLATVQLALITPLFTSMPSRFPLVPLLAVVALGALGTGFAVLVQYGLVAEVGPTTAQMVTYFIPVIATAAGVAILDESLSWSTPVGAVIVLAGAALTQSRPKPASGARATGPGAGSGEQAAPDTT, encoded by the coding sequence ATGACCACCGTCACCGGCCGACAAGGCACCACCGACAGCACCAGCACCAGCACCACCGACGCTGACACCCCCGGCACACCGCGCCGTCCGGCCGCCCTCGACTGGCGGATCCGCTTCGGCGCCCTCTCGCTGATCTGGGGTTTCAGCTTTCTGTTCATCAAGGTCGGCACCGACGCGTACGCCCCGTTCCAGGTCACGCTCGGCCGGCTGGTGTTCGGTACGGCGGTACTCGCGGCCGCCATGGCGGTCAAGCGCGAGCGGCTGCCGCGCGGGGCCCGCACCTGGGGCCACCTCGCGGTCGCGGCCTTTCTGCTCAACGCGCTGCCGTTCTCGCTCTTCGCCTACTCGGAGCTGACCATCCCGTCCACGCTCGCGGGCATCTGCAACGCCACCTCGCCCCTGTGGGGCATGGTGCTGTCGCTGGTCGCGCTCTCCGAGGACCGGCCGACGCGCCGCCGGTTCGCGGGGCTCGGCATCGGCTTCCTGGGGGTGCTGACGGTGCTCGGAGCCTGGCAGGGCTTCGACGGACTGGATCTGACGGGCACCGCGATGGCACTGCTCGCCTCGCTCAGCTATCCGGTCGGCTGGATCTATGTCCGCCGCACCCTGGCCGGCTCCAGCCACTCCCATCTGTCGCTGACCGGCGCGCAGCTGCTGCTGGCGACCGTCCAACTGGCTCTGATCACGCCGCTGTTCACCAGCATGCCGAGCCGCTTCCCGCTGGTCCCGCTGCTGGCGGTCGTGGCCCTGGGCGCACTGGGCACCGGGTTCGCGGTGCTGGTCCAGTACGGCCTGGTCGCGGAGGTCGGCCCGACCACGGCGCAGATGGTCACCTACTTCATCCCGGTCATCGCCACCGCGGCGGGCGTGGCGATCCTCGACGAGTCGCTGAGCTGGTCGACCCCGGTCGGCGCGGTGATCGTACTGGCGGGCGCGGCGCTGACACAGTCCAGGCCGAAGCCCGCTTCCGGGGCCCGGGCGACCGGACCGGGGGCCGGATCCGGGGAGCAGGCCGCGCCCGACACCACCTGA
- a CDS encoding aminotransferase class I/II-fold pyridoxal phosphate-dependent enzyme: MLGEYRIEGRGAAEIAASVERAVGDGRLEPGRLLPPMRVLAAELGVNPNTVAAAYRVLRDRGVIETAGRRGSRVRSAPATTERDSIRVEVPEGVRDVSSGNPDRALLPPLAPALAAAAAQGNGEPVLYGAIPVDPELERRARAALDADGVPDGPLAVASGSLDAIERVLTARLKPGDTVAVEDPGWSRTLDLVPALGLRTAPVGVDDEGPLTEDLRTALEAGARALIVTDRAQNPTGAAVSAPRARALRSVLKAYPETLLIEDDHGHGIVDLPLHPLAGITRHWAFVRSVAKAYGPDLRIAVLTGDPVTLDRFRGRQRLGPGWTSLLLQRTVARLWADGAVDTRAVAAAYGERRAALIDALARRGVPAQGRSGMNVWVPVPDETGAVARLLHAGWAVAPGARFRLSAQPGIRITVSALTAEDTEALAAAVAAALRPGPARSYV, encoded by the coding sequence GTGCTAGGAGAATATCGGATCGAAGGGCGTGGCGCAGCGGAGATCGCGGCGAGCGTCGAGCGCGCGGTGGGCGACGGACGGCTGGAGCCGGGCCGACTGCTCCCTCCCATGCGGGTGTTGGCCGCCGAGTTGGGGGTGAACCCCAATACGGTCGCCGCCGCGTACCGCGTGCTGCGTGACCGCGGGGTGATCGAGACCGCCGGGCGCCGGGGCAGCCGGGTGCGGTCCGCGCCGGCCACGACGGAGCGGGACAGCATCCGGGTGGAGGTCCCGGAAGGGGTGCGGGACGTGTCGAGCGGCAACCCGGACCGGGCGCTGCTGCCCCCGCTCGCACCGGCGCTCGCGGCGGCCGCCGCGCAGGGGAACGGTGAGCCGGTGCTGTACGGGGCGATTCCCGTGGACCCCGAACTGGAGCGCCGCGCGCGGGCCGCCCTGGACGCCGACGGGGTGCCCGACGGTCCGCTCGCGGTGGCCTCAGGGTCCCTCGACGCGATCGAACGCGTGCTCACCGCCCGTCTCAAACCCGGGGACACCGTCGCGGTCGAGGACCCCGGCTGGAGCCGCACCCTCGACCTCGTCCCGGCGCTCGGGCTGCGCACGGCTCCGGTCGGCGTCGACGACGAGGGGCCGCTCACCGAAGACCTGCGCACCGCTCTGGAGGCGGGCGCGCGCGCCCTGATCGTCACGGACCGGGCGCAGAACCCGACCGGCGCAGCGGTGAGCGCCCCGCGCGCGCGTGCCCTGCGGTCCGTGCTGAAGGCGTACCCGGAGACCCTGCTGATCGAGGACGACCACGGCCACGGGATCGTCGACCTTCCCCTCCACCCCCTCGCCGGGATCACCCGGCACTGGGCCTTCGTGCGCTCGGTCGCCAAGGCGTACGGGCCCGATCTGCGGATCGCCGTGCTCACCGGGGATCCCGTCACCCTCGACCGGTTCCGCGGACGCCAGCGGCTGGGACCCGGCTGGACCAGCCTGCTGCTCCAGCGGACCGTGGCGCGGTTGTGGGCGGACGGCGCGGTGGACACCCGGGCGGTGGCGGCGGCGTACGGGGAACGCCGTGCCGCGCTGATCGACGCCCTTGCGCGCCGCGGGGTCCCGGCCCAGGGGCGCAGCGGGATGAACGTATGGGTCCCGGTGCCGGACGAGACGGGCGCGGTGGCGCGCCTGCTGCACGCCGGGTGGGCGGTGGCGCCGGGCGCCCGCTTCCGGTTGAGTGCGCAGCCCGGCATCAGGATCACCGTCTCGGCGCTGACCGCGGAGGACACCGAAGCCCTGGCCGCCGCCGTCGCAGCCGCTCTGCGCCCGGGCCCGGCCCGCAGTTACGTCTAG
- a CDS encoding pyridoxamine 5'-phosphate oxidase family protein, whose product MQGSPPGSPATTSYTPTDRTTPTRSATQASYDREVVHAILDEGSVCHLGFVRDGAPVVLPTLYARVGERLYVHGSTGSRPLLMTGRADPGLAVCLTVTHVDGLVLARSAFHHSMNYRSVVVHGIARQVTDPEERRTALDALVDQVVPGRSRDCRPANAKELAATSVIRLDLEEVSAKMRAGGVNDEPEDLSLPHWAGVIPVRTAHGTPLTDPRLPPATPLPDYLTTR is encoded by the coding sequence ATGCAGGGCAGCCCGCCGGGGTCACCGGCCACCACCTCCTACACCCCCACCGACCGCACCACTCCCACGCGCTCCGCCACGCAGGCCTCGTACGACAGGGAGGTGGTCCACGCGATACTCGACGAGGGTTCCGTCTGCCATCTCGGCTTCGTCCGCGACGGTGCGCCGGTCGTGCTGCCCACGCTGTACGCACGGGTCGGCGAGCGGCTCTACGTACACGGCTCCACGGGCTCGCGTCCGCTGCTGATGACCGGCAGGGCGGACCCGGGGCTCGCGGTCTGTCTGACGGTGACCCATGTGGACGGTCTGGTGCTGGCCCGGTCGGCCTTCCACCATTCGATGAACTACCGTTCCGTGGTGGTGCACGGCATCGCCCGGCAGGTCACCGACCCCGAGGAACGACGGACGGCGCTCGACGCCCTGGTGGACCAGGTGGTGCCGGGCCGCTCCCGTGACTGCCGGCCCGCCAACGCCAAGGAGCTGGCCGCCACCTCCGTGATCCGCCTCGATCTGGAGGAGGTCTCCGCCAAGATGCGCGCCGGCGGGGTGAACGACGAGCCCGAGGACCTCTCCCTCCCCCACTGGGCCGGAGTGATCCCGGTCCGCACCGCTCACGGCACCCCCCTGACCGACCCCCGACTGCCCCCCGCCACCCCACTACCGGACTACCTGACGACCCGGTGA
- a CDS encoding DMT family transporter: MSNAAPLGLPVGRGLVYLIVAGVAWGTAGAAASLVYRTSDMGPVALSFWRCATGLVLLVAVRLLRPRARAAVSLPLRPRALRAGATGAALAVFQTAYFAAVSATGLAVATVVTLGAGPVLIALGARLTLGERLGRGGVCAVVGALAGLAVLVLGSGGATVRPWGVLLAVLSASGYSAMTLLTRWWGRDGGVDMSGTTVSAFAVTSLCLLPFALAEGLVPHSAEPVRLAWLLVYVAAVPTALAYALYFAGAAVVRSATVSVIMLLEPVSAAVLAVALLGERLTAATLLGTALMLGSVAGLALAEARGARLPGEEPLPA; this comes from the coding sequence GTGTCGAATGCTGCCCCCTTGGGCCTGCCCGTCGGGCGGGGCCTTGTCTATCTGATCGTCGCCGGTGTCGCCTGGGGCACTGCGGGAGCCGCCGCCTCCCTGGTCTACCGGACCAGCGACATGGGCCCGGTCGCCCTCTCCTTCTGGCGCTGCGCCACCGGACTCGTCCTGCTGGTCGCCGTCCGTCTGCTGCGCCCGCGTGCCAGGGCCGCGGTGTCCCTGCCGCTCCGGCCGAGGGCGCTGCGGGCCGGTGCCACCGGTGCTGCGCTCGCCGTCTTCCAGACCGCCTACTTCGCGGCCGTCTCCGCCACCGGACTTGCGGTGGCCACCGTGGTCACCCTCGGTGCCGGTCCCGTGCTCATCGCGCTGGGCGCCCGCCTCACCCTGGGGGAGCGGCTCGGCCGCGGCGGGGTGTGCGCCGTCGTCGGGGCGCTCGCCGGGCTCGCGGTGCTCGTCCTGGGCAGCGGCGGTGCGACCGTGCGTCCCTGGGGTGTGCTGCTCGCGGTGCTGTCGGCGTCCGGCTACTCGGCCATGACGCTGCTCACCCGGTGGTGGGGTCGGGACGGCGGCGTCGACATGTCCGGTACGACCGTGTCGGCCTTCGCGGTCACCAGCCTGTGCCTGCTGCCCTTCGCCCTGGCCGAGGGGCTGGTGCCGCACTCCGCGGAGCCGGTCAGGCTCGCCTGGCTGCTGGTGTATGTCGCGGCGGTTCCCACGGCCCTGGCCTATGCCCTCTACTTCGCGGGCGCGGCCGTCGTACGGTCCGCCACCGTCTCCGTGATCATGCTCCTCGAACCGGTCAGCGCGGCGGTGCTCGCGGTGGCCCTGCTCGGTGAGCGGCTCACGGCGGCGACCCTCCTCGGTACCGCGCTGATGCTCGGCTCGGTCGCGGGGCTCGCCCTGGCGGAGGCGCGCGGGGCGCGGCTGCCGGGGGAGGAACCCCTGCCCGCCTGA
- a CDS encoding EamA family transporter has translation MSQGSQGERGRGVGLGLALVSAVAFGGSGVAAKPLIQAGLDPLHVVWLRATGAALVMLPLAVRHRGLVRSRPALLAGFGLLGVAGVQACYFAALSRIPVGVALLIEYLAPALVLGWVRFVQRRPVTRAAAVGVVLAVGGLACVVEVWSGLSFDVLGLLLALGAACCQVGYFVLADQGSEAGDRAPDPLGVIAYGLLVGAALLTVVARPWTLDWSVLGGSAAMNGTSVPAVALLAWVVLIATVLAYVTGVLSVRRLSPQVAGVVACLEAVIATVLAWVLLGEHLSMPQLIGGAVVLLGAFTAQSSAPAKTSAEPVAAGDGTGRELSSRSASA, from the coding sequence ATGTCTCAGGGCAGTCAGGGTGAGCGGGGCAGAGGCGTCGGCCTCGGGCTCGCCCTTGTGTCGGCGGTCGCCTTCGGTGGATCGGGGGTCGCGGCCAAACCGCTGATCCAGGCGGGTCTTGACCCCCTCCATGTGGTGTGGCTGCGGGCCACCGGCGCCGCACTGGTGATGCTTCCGCTCGCCGTGCGGCACCGCGGGCTGGTGCGCAGCCGACCGGCACTGCTCGCCGGGTTCGGACTGCTCGGGGTGGCCGGCGTCCAGGCCTGCTACTTCGCCGCGCTCTCCCGCATACCCGTCGGCGTCGCCCTGCTGATCGAATACCTCGCGCCCGCACTGGTGCTCGGCTGGGTGCGGTTTGTACAGCGGCGCCCCGTGACGCGCGCCGCGGCGGTCGGGGTGGTGCTCGCGGTCGGCGGACTCGCCTGTGTGGTGGAGGTCTGGTCGGGGCTGAGCTTCGACGTCCTGGGGCTGCTGCTCGCGCTCGGCGCCGCCTGCTGCCAGGTGGGCTACTTCGTCCTGGCCGACCAGGGCAGCGAGGCGGGCGACCGGGCCCCTGACCCGCTCGGTGTCATCGCCTACGGCCTGCTCGTCGGGGCCGCGCTGCTGACCGTGGTGGCCCGCCCCTGGACCCTGGACTGGTCCGTCCTCGGGGGCAGCGCGGCGATGAACGGCACCTCCGTGCCGGCCGTCGCCCTGCTGGCCTGGGTGGTGCTGATCGCCACGGTGCTCGCCTATGTCACCGGGGTGCTGTCGGTGCGCCGGCTCTCGCCGCAGGTGGCGGGCGTGGTGGCCTGTCTCGAAGCGGTCATCGCGACCGTCCTTGCCTGGGTGCTGCTCGGCGAGCACCTCTCGATGCCGCAGCTCATCGGTGGCGCGGTCGTCCTGCTGGGCGCGTTCACGGCCCAGTCCTCGGCGCCGGCGAAGACCTCCGCGGAGCCGGTGGCGGCGGGCGACGGCACCGGCAGGGAGTTGTCCTCCCGCAGCGCGTCGGCCTAG
- a CDS encoding Clp protease N-terminal domain-containing protein, translating into MTMASGTDEVEGVSPRQSPQPAAERGTHRTDPDARLTAELAAVVSGARRRAMRDGDRQIDTAHLLHSLLESDPEVRALFEGPQVARLLGYLVQRAIGYGLRWQGTVEDSGAVPVLNEPEGWSPAAASALDAACGRALRRGEPRARGLDLLTAIVEDPESRAVEVLGRAGVDAGALGARIETGATAREYADGCAGGGTPAAEPATGSA; encoded by the coding sequence ATGACCATGGCGTCCGGGACTGATGAGGTGGAGGGCGTGTCACCCCGTCAGTCACCGCAGCCGGCCGCCGAGCGCGGCACGCACCGCACGGACCCCGACGCCAGGCTCACCGCCGAGCTGGCCGCGGTGGTCTCGGGTGCGCGCAGAAGGGCGATGCGGGACGGGGACCGCCAGATCGACACGGCCCATCTGCTGCACTCCCTGCTGGAGTCCGACCCCGAGGTCCGCGCCCTCTTCGAGGGCCCCCAGGTCGCACGGCTGCTCGGCTATCTCGTCCAGCGCGCCATCGGCTACGGCCTGCGCTGGCAGGGCACCGTCGAGGACTCCGGTGCCGTACCCGTGCTGAACGAGCCCGAGGGCTGGTCGCCCGCGGCGGCGAGCGCTCTGGACGCGGCGTGCGGGCGTGCGCTGCGGCGCGGCGAGCCCCGTGCCCGCGGTCTCGACCTGCTCACCGCGATCGTCGAGGACCCCGAGTCGCGGGCCGTCGAGGTTCTGGGCCGGGCGGGTGTCGACGCGGGGGCGCTGGGAGCGCGGATCGAGACGGGGGCTACGGCGCGGGAGTACGCCGACGGGTGCGCGGGTGGGGGGACACCGGCCGCGGAGCCGGCCACCGGATCTGCCTGA
- a CDS encoding PadR family transcriptional regulator, with product MRSHGEDYGQDYGFERRHGRHGDAGRHVRGGFESRRAAFGPFGPGGGPGGPGFFGPGGPWGGRGRGGPRGRARRGDVRASILALLKDRPMHGYEMIQEIAERSGGAWKPSPGSVYPTLQLLEDEGLIVSESEGGKKLFALTEAGRTAADEGPDAPWEAASQGVDWEALHEIRQAGFGLMEAFGQVWKTGDKDQRDKALAVINEARKKLYLILADED from the coding sequence ATGCGGTCCCATGGAGAGGACTACGGACAGGACTACGGATTCGAGCGACGGCATGGCCGGCACGGTGACGCCGGTCGGCATGTCCGGGGTGGCTTCGAGAGTCGGCGTGCGGCCTTCGGGCCCTTCGGGCCGGGCGGCGGGCCGGGTGGGCCGGGCTTCTTCGGTCCGGGTGGCCCGTGGGGCGGGCGTGGCCGGGGCGGACCGAGGGGAAGGGCGCGGCGCGGCGACGTACGCGCGTCGATCCTGGCTCTCCTCAAGGACCGGCCGATGCACGGCTACGAGATGATCCAGGAGATCGCCGAGCGCAGCGGCGGGGCCTGGAAGCCCAGCCCGGGCTCGGTGTACCCGACCCTCCAGCTGCTGGAGGACGAGGGGCTGATCGTCAGTGAGAGCGAGGGAGGCAAGAAGCTCTTCGCGCTCACCGAGGCGGGCCGCACCGCGGCCGACGAAGGTCCCGACGCGCCCTGGGAGGCGGCCTCGCAGGGCGTCGACTGGGAAGCCCTGCATGAGATCCGGCAGGCCGGTTTCGGTCTGATGGAGGCGTTCGGGCAGGTCTGGAAGACCGGTGACAAGGACCAGCGTGACAAGGCCCTGGCGGTCATCAACGAGGCCCGCAAGAAGCTGTATCTGATCCTCGCCGACGAGGACTGA
- a CDS encoding DinB family protein, translating to MTRSERLAEQLDWYWRKNLRPRLDGLTDEEYFWEPVRGCWSIRPRGTSAAPTLEGSGEWTMDSASPAPVPAPVTTIAWRLAHIIVSCLGYRVGWYFGGQDGDSQTFAYAGTADEALKQLDEMYGRWNAGVRKLSDADLDNPPTVGPERYPMENRVLHVNRELIHHGAEISLLRDLYRWQDGAVPRRI from the coding sequence ATGACAAGAAGCGAGCGGCTCGCGGAGCAGTTGGACTGGTACTGGCGCAAGAACCTGCGGCCACGGCTGGACGGTCTTACCGACGAGGAGTACTTCTGGGAGCCGGTGCGCGGCTGCTGGAGCATCCGCCCACGTGGCACGTCGGCAGCACCGACGCTGGAAGGCTCGGGGGAATGGACGATGGACTCCGCGTCCCCTGCCCCGGTGCCGGCACCGGTGACCACGATCGCCTGGCGGCTGGCGCACATCATCGTCTCGTGCCTGGGCTATCGGGTCGGATGGTACTTCGGCGGCCAGGACGGCGACTCCCAGACATTCGCCTACGCGGGGACCGCTGACGAGGCGCTGAAACAGCTCGATGAGATGTATGGGAGATGGAACGCGGGGGTCCGCAAGCTCTCGGACGCTGACCTGGACAATCCGCCCACGGTGGGTCCCGAGCGGTATCCCATGGAGAACAGGGTCCTGCACGTCAACAGGGAGCTGATCCATCACGGCGCCGAGATTTCCCTGCTGCGCGACCTCTACCGCTGGCAGGACGGAGCCGTACCGCGCCGAATCTGA
- a CDS encoding VOC family protein, protein MTVTFNHTIIASKDRHESARFFRELLEVPEAPSWGPFTNIQLPDGVLLQFAEPPVEIQMQHYAFLIDDELFDRAYRRLCDQGIEHWADPQMRRPGETNNEHGGRGVYFKDPAGHAIELITRPYL, encoded by the coding sequence ATGACAGTCACGTTCAACCACACCATCATCGCTTCCAAGGACCGCCATGAGTCGGCCCGCTTCTTCCGAGAGCTGTTGGAAGTGCCGGAAGCGCCTTCCTGGGGGCCGTTCACCAACATTCAGCTCCCCGACGGTGTGCTGCTGCAGTTCGCCGAGCCGCCGGTGGAGATCCAGATGCAGCACTACGCGTTCCTGATCGACGACGAGCTGTTCGACCGGGCGTACCGGCGGCTCTGCGACCAGGGCATCGAGCACTGGGCCGACCCCCAGATGCGACGCCCGGGTGAGACCAACAACGAGCACGGCGGTCGAGGCGTGTACTTCAAGGACCCCGCCGGCCATGCGATCGAGTTGATCACCCGCCCGTACCTGTAG
- a CDS encoding Ni/Fe hydrogenase subunit alpha gives MTEPAAGSRVLRIPALARVEGEAALYLRVHDGTVTEARLRIYEPPRFFEAFLCGRAHTEAPDLTSRVCGICPVAYQLSACRAVEDACGTVVDGRLAALRRLLYCGEWIESQTLHIYLLHAPDFLGHDGAISMARTHRSQVERGLRLKQAGNAIMELLGGRAIHPVNVRLGGFHRVPAPAELRPLEQRLRIALDDAWETVRWVAGFDFPDAECTADLLALAEPGTYAIESGVPTVLPEAGSLPPYTFPVQDFSGHVTEEQVPHSTALRARLDGRRHLTGSLARYAVSGHQLSPTALQAAHEAGLGAPPVPGADGTMRGEVCRNPYRSIVVRAVEVLYAVEEALRIIDAYEPPERPYTEVSPRAAVGHGATEAPRGLLYHRYAFDDEGRITEACLVPPTAQNQGAIEEDLRRLTQAALDRGRPSDADLIHLCERAIRNHDPCISCAAHFLDLTIENHPWASRP, from the coding sequence ATGACCGAGCCCGCCGCCGGATCCCGGGTGCTGCGCATCCCCGCACTCGCCCGCGTCGAGGGCGAGGCGGCCCTGTATCTGCGGGTCCACGACGGCACCGTCACCGAGGCCCGGTTGAGGATCTATGAGCCTCCTCGGTTCTTCGAGGCCTTTCTGTGCGGCCGCGCCCACACCGAGGCGCCCGATCTCACCTCGCGGGTCTGCGGGATCTGCCCGGTCGCCTACCAGCTGAGCGCCTGCCGGGCCGTCGAGGACGCCTGTGGAACCGTGGTCGACGGCCGACTCGCGGCGCTGCGGCGCCTGTTGTACTGCGGCGAGTGGATCGAGAGCCAGACCCTGCACATCTATCTGCTGCACGCCCCCGACTTCCTCGGTCATGACGGCGCGATCAGCATGGCCCGCACCCACCGGAGCCAGGTCGAGCGCGGGCTGCGGCTCAAACAAGCCGGCAACGCCATCATGGAACTGCTCGGCGGACGCGCCATCCACCCCGTCAACGTCCGCCTCGGCGGCTTCCACCGGGTGCCCGCCCCCGCCGAGCTCCGGCCCCTCGAGCAACGGCTGCGGATCGCTCTGGACGACGCGTGGGAGACCGTGCGCTGGGTCGCCGGCTTCGACTTCCCCGACGCCGAGTGCACCGCCGACCTGCTGGCGCTGGCCGAACCCGGCACCTATGCCATCGAGTCGGGCGTGCCCACCGTTCTCCCGGAGGCCGGCTCCCTGCCCCCGTACACCTTCCCGGTCCAGGACTTCTCCGGCCATGTCACCGAGGAACAGGTCCCCCACTCCACCGCCCTCCGTGCACGGCTGGACGGCCGCCGGCACCTCACCGGCTCCCTCGCCCGCTACGCCGTCAGCGGCCATCAGCTCTCCCCGACCGCCTTGCAGGCCGCACACGAGGCCGGGCTGGGCGCCCCGCCGGTCCCCGGCGCGGACGGCACGATGCGGGGCGAGGTCTGCAGAAACCCCTACCGCAGCATCGTCGTACGGGCGGTCGAGGTGCTCTACGCGGTGGAGGAGGCCCTCCGGATCATCGACGCCTATGAGCCTCCGGAACGCCCGTACACGGAGGTGTCGCCCCGGGCGGCCGTGGGGCACGGGGCCACCGAGGCGCCACGGGGCCTGCTCTACCACCGCTATGCGTTCGACGACGAGGGGCGCATCACCGAGGCCTGCCTCGTCCCGCCGACCGCGCAGAACCAGGGGGCGATCGAGGAGGACCTGCGCCGCCTGACCCAGGCCGCCCTGGACCGGGGGCGGCCATCCGACGCCGACCTCATCCACCTGTGCGAGCGCGCGATCCGCAACCACGACCCGTGCATCTCCTGCGCGGCCCACTTCCTGGACCTGACCATCGAGAACCACCCGTGGGCGAGCCGGCCGTAG
- a CDS encoding NADH-quinone oxidoreductase subunit B family protein, which produces MSDPTPPPEHARPRLGVFKFASCDGCQLTLLDCEDELLGIAEELEIAHFLEASGDIGSGPFDLSLVEGSVSTPEHLERVRRIRDASRHLVTIGACATAGGVQALRNHAGTTEYLEKVYARPDYIATLACSTPISAHVPVDFELRGCPIDRGQLLEVVTAFLIGRKPGIPDHSVCFSCKQRDNVCVLVAHGTPCLGPVTHAGCGALCPTYGRGCYGCFGPAATTNLPALIPVLRHDGMHDDAIGRFLHTFNVTAFAALEEEEGP; this is translated from the coding sequence ATGAGCGATCCCACCCCGCCGCCGGAGCACGCCCGTCCGCGACTCGGCGTGTTCAAGTTCGCGTCGTGCGACGGCTGTCAGCTCACCCTGCTCGACTGCGAGGACGAACTGCTGGGCATCGCCGAGGAACTGGAGATCGCCCACTTCCTGGAGGCCTCCGGCGACATCGGTTCCGGTCCCTTCGATCTGTCGCTCGTCGAGGGGTCGGTCTCCACCCCCGAGCATCTGGAGCGCGTCCGGCGTATCCGTGACGCGTCCCGGCATCTCGTCACCATCGGTGCCTGCGCCACGGCCGGAGGCGTCCAGGCCCTGCGGAACCACGCCGGAACGACGGAGTATCTGGAGAAGGTCTACGCCCGCCCCGACTACATCGCGACCCTCGCCTGCTCCACCCCGATCTCCGCCCATGTGCCGGTCGATTTCGAGCTGCGCGGCTGCCCCATCGACCGCGGCCAGCTCCTCGAGGTCGTCACCGCCTTCCTCATCGGCCGCAAGCCCGGCATCCCCGACCACAGCGTCTGCTTCTCCTGCAAACAGCGTGACAATGTGTGCGTCCTGGTCGCCCATGGCACGCCCTGCCTCGGACCCGTCACCCACGCCGGGTGCGGAGCCCTGTGCCCCACCTACGGTCGCGGCTGCTACGGCTGCTTCGGACCCGCCGCCACCACCAATCTGCCCGCCCTGATCCCCGTCCTGCGCCATGACGGGATGCACGACGACGCCATCGGCAGATTTCTGCACACCTTCAATGTCACCGCCTTCGCCGCGCTGGAGGAGGAAGAGGGGCCATGA